The Bacillus vallismortis genome window below encodes:
- the ribE gene encoding riboflavin synthase subunit alpha, giving the protein MFTGIIEETGTIESMKKAGHSMALTIKCSKILEDVHLGDSIAVNGICLTVTDFTKNQFTVDVMPETVKATSLNELSKGSKVNLERAMAANGRFGGHFVSGHVDGTAEIARIEEKSNAVYYDLKMDPSLTKTLVLKGSITVDGVSLTIFGLSEDKVTISLIPHTISETIFSEKTIGSTVNIECDMIGKYMYRFLHKANENKTQQTITKAFLSENGF; this is encoded by the coding sequence ATGTTTACAGGAATTATAGAAGAAACAGGCACAATCGAATCGATGAAAAAAGCAGGGCATTCAATGGCCTTAACAATTAAATGCTCAAAGATATTAGAGGATGTTCATCTGGGCGACAGCATTGCGGTGAACGGCATTTGCCTGACTGTCACCGATTTTACAAAAAATCAATTCACAGTAGACGTAATGCCTGAAACAGTCAAAGCGACATCACTGAATGAATTATCAAAAGGAAGCAAAGTAAATCTAGAAAGAGCGATGGCGGCAAACGGCCGATTCGGAGGCCATTTCGTCTCCGGACATGTCGACGGAACTGCTGAAATTGCACGAATTGAAGAGAAATCTAACGCTGTTTACTATGATTTAAAGATGGACCCGTCTTTAACAAAAACATTGGTTTTAAAGGGATCCATTACCGTGGATGGTGTAAGCTTGACCATATTCGGCCTGTCGGAAGATAAAGTGACGATTTCTTTAATACCGCATACCATCAGCGAAACGATTTTTTCAGAAAAAACAATCGGCTCTACAGTGAATATCGAGTGCGATATGATCGGAAAATATATGTATCGATTTTTGCATAAAGCCAATGAAAATAAGACCCAACAAACCATTACAAAAGCCTTCTTAAGCGAAAACGGCTTTTAG
- the ribD gene encoding bifunctional diaminohydroxyphosphoribosylaminopyrimidine deaminase/5-amino-6-(5-phosphoribosylamino)uracil reductase RibD has protein sequence MEEYYMKLALDLAKQGEGQTDSNPLVGAVVVKDGQIVGMGAHLKYGEAHAEVHAIHMAGSHAKGADIYVTLEPCSHYGKTPPCAELIINSGIKRVFVAMRDPNPLVAGRGVNMIEEAGIEVKEGILADQAEKLNEKFLHFMRTGLPYVTLKAAASLDGKTATSTGESKWITSEAARQDAQQYRKTNQSILVGVGTVKADDPSLTCRLPNVAKQPVRVILDTELSIPEDARVICDQEAPTWIFTTARADEEKKKRLSALGVKIYTFETDHIQVPDVLKILAEEGIMSVYVEGGSAVHGSFVQEGCFQEIIFYFAPKLIGGTHAPSLISGEGFQSMKDVPLLQFTDITQIGRDIKLTAKPINE, from the coding sequence ATGGAAGAGTATTATATGAAGCTGGCATTAGATCTTGCGAAGCAGGGCGAAGGACAGACCGATTCTAATCCGCTCGTCGGCGCTGTTGTGGTAAAAGACGGACAAATTGTCGGAATGGGCGCCCATTTAAAATATGGGGAAGCTCATGCAGAAGTTCATGCCATCCATATGGCCGGCTCCCACGCAAAGGGTGCTGATATTTACGTGACACTCGAACCGTGCAGCCATTACGGAAAAACACCGCCATGTGCAGAGCTGATTATCAACTCTGGAATCAAAAGAGTGTTTGTGGCGATGAGAGACCCTAATCCGCTTGTGGCTGGAAGAGGAGTCAACATGATTGAAGAAGCCGGTATTGAAGTAAAGGAAGGCATCTTGGCAGACCAGGCGGAGAAGCTGAATGAAAAATTCCTGCACTTCATGAGGACAGGCCTCCCTTACGTCACACTAAAAGCTGCCGCCAGCCTTGACGGAAAGACAGCCACCAGCACGGGCGAGAGCAAATGGATCACGTCAGAGGCTGCAAGACAGGATGCTCAGCAATACAGGAAAACAAACCAAAGCATTTTAGTCGGAGTTGGCACCGTGAAAGCCGACGATCCGAGTTTAACCTGCAGGCTGCCGAATGTGGCCAAACAGCCGGTTCGGGTAATCCTTGACACCGAACTCTCGATTCCTGAGGACGCCCGAGTGATTTGCGATCAGGAAGCGCCGACATGGATTTTCACAACGGCACGCGCAGACGAGGAAAAGAAAAAACGGCTTTCAGCTTTGGGAGTGAAGATATATACGTTTGAAACAGATCACATTCAAGTTCCTGATGTTCTGAAAATCCTTGCAGAAGAAGGCATTATGTCTGTGTATGTGGAAGGCGGTTCTGCTGTTCACGGAAGCTTTGTCCAAGAAGGCTGTTTTCAAGAAATCATCTTCTATTTTGCCCCCAAACTAATCGGAGGAACGCATGCTCCCAGCTTAATCTCCGGTGAAGGTTTTCAATCAATGAAAGATGTCCCCTTATTGCAATTCACTGATATAACCCAAATCGGCCGTGATATCAAACTGACGGCAAAACCGATAAACGAGTAG
- the sipS gene encoding signal peptidase I sipS has product MKSENVSKKKTMLEWAKAIVIAVVLALLIRHFIFAPYVVDGDSMYPTLHNRERVFVNMTIKYIGEFDRGDIVVLNGDDVHYVKRIIGLPGDTVEMKNDQLYINGKKVAEPYLAANKKRAKQDNYDHLTDDFGPVKVPDDKYFVMGDNRRNSMDSRNGLGLFTKKQIAGTSKFVFFPFNEMRKTN; this is encoded by the coding sequence TTGAAATCAGAAAATGTTTCGAAGAAAAAAACAATGTTAGAATGGGCAAAAGCAATTGTGATTGCTGTCGTTCTCGCTTTGCTCATCCGCCATTTTATTTTTGCGCCGTATGTCGTTGACGGTGACTCTATGTATCCAACACTTCATAACCGGGAAAGAGTCTTTGTCAACATGACAATCAAGTACATCGGTGAGTTTGATAGAGGAGACATCGTCGTATTAAACGGGGATGATGTCCACTATGTCAAGCGGATTATCGGCCTGCCTGGAGATACGGTTGAAATGAAGAACGACCAGCTTTATATCAATGGGAAAAAGGTGGCCGAGCCTTATTTGGCAGCTAATAAAAAGAGAGCAAAACAGGACAATTATGACCATCTGACCGATGATTTCGGCCCGGTGAAAGTGCCTGATGACAAGTATTTTGTGATGGGGGATAATCGGCGGAACTCAATGGACAGCCGAAACGGGCTTGGCCTCTTCACAAAAAAACAAATTGCCGGCACGTCAAAGTTTGTTTTCTTCCCATTTAACGAAATGCGTAAAACAAATTAG
- a CDS encoding zinc ribbon domain-containing protein — protein sequence MNNKGCIKCGSSEAGQKEIATTGTGLSKLFDVQHNRFLVVYCKNCGYSEFYNKESSTAGNILDLFFGG from the coding sequence ATGAACAACAAAGGCTGTATAAAATGCGGAAGCTCTGAAGCAGGCCAAAAAGAAATCGCCACAACCGGCACGGGATTGTCAAAGTTGTTTGACGTGCAGCATAACCGTTTTCTAGTGGTGTACTGCAAGAATTGCGGATATTCAGAGTTTTATAATAAAGAATCCTCAACAGCCGGCAACATATTGGATTTGTTTTTTGGAGGCTGA
- a CDS encoding peptidylprolyl isomerase, which translates to MKTGYFLLEDGNKIEFELYPEAAPGTVANFEKLANEGFYDGLTFHRVIPGFVSQGGCPHGTGTGGPGYTIKCETEGNPHTHEAGSLSMAHAGKDTGGSQFFIVHEPQPHLNGVHTVFGKVTSGLEFAKNMSNGDVMKEVRVEG; encoded by the coding sequence TTGAAAACAGGTTACTTTTTATTAGAAGACGGCAACAAAATTGAATTTGAACTTTATCCTGAAGCTGCACCGGGCACTGTCGCAAACTTTGAAAAGCTTGCGAACGAAGGCTTCTATGACGGTCTTACATTCCACCGAGTGATTCCGGGCTTCGTCAGCCAAGGAGGCTGCCCGCACGGAACTGGCACAGGCGGTCCAGGATACACAATCAAATGTGAAACAGAAGGAAACCCGCACACTCATGAAGCGGGTTCGCTTTCTATGGCACATGCAGGAAAAGACACTGGCGGCAGCCAATTTTTCATCGTTCATGAGCCACAGCCTCATTTGAACGGGGTTCACACTGTATTTGGTAAAGTAACAAGCGGACTAGAATTCGCGAAAAACATGTCTAACGGCGACGTCATGAAAGAAGTTCGTGTAGAAGGCTAA
- a CDS encoding DUF1002 domain-containing protein, producing the protein MKKIWIGMLAAAVLLLTVPKVSLADAAVGDVIVTLGADLSESDKQKVLNEMNVPDNATTVTVTNKEEHEYLGKYISNAQIGSRAISSSSITIAKKGSGLNVETHNISGITDEMYLNALMTAGVKDAKVYVTAPFEVSGTAALTGLIKAYEVSSDEAISEDVKQVANQELVTTSELGDKIGNENAAALIAKIKEEFAKNGVPDNKADIEKQVDDAASDLNVTLTDSQKDQLVSLFNKMKNVDIDWGQVGDQLDKAKDKITKFIESDEGKNFIQKVIDFFVSIWNAIVSIFK; encoded by the coding sequence TTGAAAAAAATATGGATTGGAATGCTGGCAGCGGCCGTTTTGCTGCTGACGGTTCCGAAAGTCAGTCTCGCGGATGCCGCAGTTGGAGATGTCATTGTCACACTGGGTGCTGATTTGTCAGAATCTGATAAACAAAAAGTGCTTAATGAAATGAATGTCCCTGATAATGCCACAACGGTAACGGTGACCAATAAGGAAGAGCATGAATATTTAGGAAAATATATATCGAACGCTCAAATCGGATCAAGAGCGATTTCTTCATCGTCAATAACCATCGCCAAAAAAGGCTCTGGACTGAATGTTGAGACACATAATATTAGCGGCATTACAGATGAAATGTACCTAAATGCGCTGATGACAGCCGGTGTTAAAGATGCGAAGGTGTATGTGACAGCACCGTTTGAGGTATCCGGGACTGCGGCTTTAACCGGATTAATTAAGGCGTATGAAGTTTCTTCTGATGAAGCGATCTCAGAGGATGTGAAGCAAGTAGCCAACCAAGAGCTTGTCACGACATCAGAGCTTGGAGACAAAATCGGTAACGAAAATGCGGCTGCACTGATTGCAAAAATCAAAGAAGAATTTGCTAAAAACGGTGTGCCTGACAATAAGGCTGACATTGAAAAACAAGTGGACGACGCGGCTTCTGACTTAAACGTCACACTTACAGACAGCCAAAAAGATCAGCTTGTCTCCTTATTCAATAAAATGAAAAATGTTGACATCGACTGGGGACAGGTCGGTGACCAGCTTGATAAAGCGAAAGATAAGATTACGAAATTCATAGAATCAGATGAGGGCAAAAACTTCATCCAGAAAGTTATTGATTTCTTCGTATCTATCTGGAATGCGATTGTTTCTATATTCAAATAA
- the lysA gene encoding diaminopimelate decarboxylase, protein MFLHGTSRQNQHGHLEIGGVDALYLAEKYGTPLYVYDVALIRERAKSFKQAFMTAGLKAQVAYASKAFSSVAMIQLAEEEGLSLDVVSGGELYTAVAAGFPAERIHFHGNNKSREELRMALEHRIGCIVVDNFYEISLLEDLCKETGHSIDVLLRITPGVEAHTHDYITTGQEDSKFGFDLHNGQTERAIEQVLQSEHIQLLGVHCHIGSQIFDTAGFVLAAEKIFKKLDEWRESYSFVSKVLNLGGGFGIRYTEEDQPLHATEYVEKIIDAVKENAARYGFNIPEIWIEPGRSLVGDAGTTLYTVGSQKEVPGVRQYVAVDGGMNDNIRPALYQAKYEAATANRIGEAHDNTVSIAGKCCESGDMLIWDIDLPEVKEGDLLAVFCTGAYGYSMANNYNRIPRPAVVFVENGEAHLVVKRETYEDVVKLDLPFKTSVKQ, encoded by the coding sequence TTGTTCTTACATGGCACAAGCAGACAAAATCAACATGGGCATTTAGAAATCGGAGGTGTGGACGCTCTTTATTTAGCGGAAAAATATGGAACACCTCTTTACGTATATGATGTGGCTTTAATACGTGAGCGTGCTAAAAGCTTTAAGCAGGCATTTATGACTGCAGGGCTTAAAGCACAGGTGGCATATGCGAGCAAAGCATTCTCATCAGTTGCAATGATTCAGCTTGCTGAGGAAGAGGGACTTTCTTTAGATGTCGTGTCCGGTGGAGAGCTTTATACAGCTGTTGCAGCGGGCTTCCCTGCAGAACGCATTCACTTTCATGGGAATAACAAGAGCAGGGAAGAACTGCGGATGGCACTTGAGCATCGCATCGGCTGCATTGTGGTGGATAATTTCTATGAAATTTCGCTTTTGGAAGACCTATGTAAAGAAACGGGACACTCCATCGATGTTCTTCTTCGAATCACGCCAGGAGTAGAAGCGCATACGCATGACTACATTACAACTGGCCAGGAAGATTCGAAGTTTGGTTTCGATCTTCATAACGGACAAACTGAACGGGCGATTGAGCAAGTATTACAATCAGAACACATTCAGCTTCTGGGTGTCCATTGCCATATAGGCTCGCAAATTTTTGATACGGCCGGTTTTGTGTTAGCAGCGGAAAAAATCTTCAAAAAACTCGACGAGTGGAGAGAATCATACTCGTTTGTATCCAAGGTGTTGAATCTCGGAGGAGGTTTCGGCATCCGTTATACCGAAGAAGATCAACCGCTTCACGCTACTGAATACGTTGAAAAAATTATCGATGCTGTGAAAGAAAATGCTGCCCGTTACGGTTTTAACATTCCGGAAATTTGGATCGAACCGGGACGTTCTCTCGTGGGAGATGCTGGCACAACCCTTTATACGGTTGGCTCTCAAAAAGAAGTGCCGGGCGTCCGCCAGTATGTGGCTGTAGACGGAGGCATGAACGACAATATTCGTCCTGCACTTTATCAGGCTAAGTATGAAGCAGCGACAGCCAATCGTATCGGAGAAGCGCATGACAATACGGTATCGATTGCCGGAAAGTGCTGTGAAAGCGGTGATATGCTGATTTGGGATATTGATCTGCCAGAAGTAAAAGAAGGCGATCTTCTTGCCGTTTTTTGTACAGGCGCATACGGATACAGCATGGCCAATAATTACAATCGAATCCCGAGACCTGCTGTTGTATTTGTAGAAAATGGAGAGGCCCATTTAGTCGTGAAGCGAGAAACATACGAGGATGTAGTCAAACTTGACCTGCCCTTTAAAACGAGTGTAAAGCAATAA
- a CDS encoding spore germination protein: MPDQKKEKTRVYRNPDKNEAYFKNRVGMGTSYDVGVRKLTILDKEIQLYYLNGLCDTAFIIHLMRELVAINNRDEDPDHLVDIVENRLLNAQVEKVKTLDETTDQLLSGLVAVIVEDTGFAFIIDVRSYPGRNPEEPDTEKVVRGARDGFVENIVVNTALLRRRIRDERLRIKMTKVGERSKTDLSIIYIEDIADPDLVDIVEKELAAIDVDGLTMADKTVEEFIIKQGYNPYPLVRYTERPDVAANHVLEGHVVIMVDTSPSVIITPTTMFHHVQHAEEYRQAPAVGTFLRWVRFFGIMASTILLPIWFLFVLQPDLLPENMKFIGLNKDTHIPIILQIFLADLGIEFLRMAAIHTPTALSTAMGLIAAVLIGQIAIEVGLFSPEVILYVSLAAIGTFTTPSYELSLANKMSRLALMILVALFHVKGLVIGFTVLIIAMASIKSLQTPYLWPLMPFNGKALWQVLVRTAKPGAKVRPSIVHPRNRLRQPTNS; encoded by the coding sequence ATGCCGGACCAAAAGAAAGAGAAAACCCGGGTTTATCGGAATCCAGACAAAAATGAAGCATACTTTAAAAACCGTGTCGGGATGGGAACGAGCTACGATGTAGGGGTTCGCAAGCTCACCATTTTAGATAAAGAAATCCAGCTCTACTATTTGAATGGATTATGTGATACGGCCTTTATCATTCATTTAATGAGAGAACTCGTTGCCATTAACAATCGGGATGAGGATCCAGATCATCTGGTCGATATTGTCGAAAACAGGCTTCTTAACGCCCAGGTCGAAAAAGTAAAAACGCTGGATGAAACGACTGACCAGTTGCTGTCGGGATTAGTCGCAGTTATTGTTGAAGACACGGGCTTCGCATTTATTATTGATGTCAGAAGCTATCCGGGCAGAAATCCGGAAGAACCTGATACGGAAAAGGTGGTCAGGGGAGCCAGAGACGGATTTGTTGAAAATATCGTCGTCAATACGGCCCTTCTCAGAAGGCGGATCAGAGACGAACGACTTCGCATTAAGATGACAAAGGTTGGCGAGCGATCAAAAACGGATCTGAGCATTATTTATATTGAAGATATTGCAGATCCGGATCTGGTAGATATTGTGGAAAAAGAACTTGCTGCCATTGATGTCGACGGCTTAACGATGGCTGACAAAACAGTAGAGGAATTCATTATTAAACAAGGCTACAACCCGTATCCGCTCGTCCGTTATACCGAAAGACCCGATGTCGCGGCCAATCATGTGCTTGAAGGCCATGTCGTCATCATGGTTGATACATCGCCGAGTGTGATTATTACACCGACGACAATGTTCCACCATGTCCAGCATGCTGAAGAATACAGGCAGGCGCCTGCAGTCGGTACTTTTTTAAGATGGGTGAGATTTTTCGGTATCATGGCATCCACTATACTTCTCCCAATCTGGTTTCTCTTTGTGCTGCAGCCGGACCTGCTGCCCGAGAATATGAAATTTATCGGTTTAAATAAAGATACGCATATCCCGATCATCCTGCAGATATTCTTAGCTGACTTAGGAATCGAATTTCTCAGAATGGCCGCCATACACACACCGACCGCTTTATCGACAGCAATGGGATTAATTGCTGCTGTGCTGATCGGACAGATTGCCATTGAAGTCGGCCTGTTTTCACCAGAGGTGATTCTATACGTCTCACTTGCAGCGATCGGAACCTTTACGACGCCTAGTTATGAATTGAGTTTGGCAAATAAAATGAGCCGACTTGCCCTCATGATACTCGTCGCCTTATTTCATGTAAAAGGGCTTGTTATCGGTTTTACAGTGCTGATTATTGCCATGGCCAGTATCAAATCCCTGCAAACACCGTACTTATGGCCGCTGATGCCCTTTAACGGCAAGGCGCTGTGGCAGGTACTGGTCCGCACAGCGAAACCAGGCGCAAAAGTAAGACCAAGTATCGTTCACCCAAGAAATCGCTTAAGGCAACCTACCAATTCATAA
- the spoVAEA gene encoding stage V sporulation protein SpoVABEA has protein sequence MTTKRKVILVTDGDVYAAKTIEYAASKVGGRCISQSKGNPSIRSGAELVKLITSAPYDPVFVMFDDSGLQGEGPGEAALTYVATHPSIEVLGVIAVASKTHQAEWTRVDVSIDRNGEITEYGVDKVGEREFDEHRMNGDTVYCLDKLDLPLIVGIGDIGKMGRKDDISKGSPITMKAVEFILERSGYHAGPKERENPGLSESRQK, from the coding sequence ATGACGACAAAACGAAAGGTCATACTGGTAACAGACGGGGATGTATACGCCGCTAAAACAATTGAATACGCCGCAAGCAAAGTGGGAGGGCGATGTATATCACAATCAAAGGGCAATCCCTCCATTCGCAGCGGCGCGGAGCTTGTCAAGTTGATCACCTCAGCACCGTATGATCCCGTATTTGTCATGTTTGACGACTCCGGCCTTCAAGGAGAGGGTCCGGGAGAAGCCGCTCTAACCTATGTCGCCACGCATCCGTCAATTGAAGTGCTCGGTGTGATTGCGGTCGCATCAAAAACACATCAGGCTGAATGGACTAGGGTTGACGTAAGCATTGACCGCAATGGAGAAATAACTGAATACGGTGTAGATAAAGTCGGGGAACGGGAATTTGATGAACACAGAATGAACGGAGATACAGTCTATTGCCTTGATAAACTTGATCTCCCGCTTATTGTCGGTATCGGGGATATTGGCAAAATGGGCAGAAAAGACGATATCTCAAAAGGGTCGCCCATCACCATGAAAGCGGTCGAGTTTATTTTAGAAAGGAGCGGGTATCATGCCGGACCAAAAGAAAGAGAAAACCCGGGTTTATCGGAATCCAGACAAAAATGA
- the spoVAE gene encoding stage V sporulation protein AE, translating to MDYLLAFVCGGAICIVGQLLLDIFKLTPAHVMTSFVVSGAILDGFGIYDKFIEFAGGGATVPIVSFGHSLLHGAMHQAHIHGFIGIGMGIFELTSAGISAAILFAFIVAVIFKPKG from the coding sequence ATGGACTACCTTTTGGCTTTTGTATGCGGCGGGGCCATTTGTATTGTCGGCCAGCTGCTCTTGGATATTTTTAAATTGACGCCAGCCCACGTCATGACATCATTTGTTGTGAGTGGCGCGATTTTAGATGGTTTTGGCATTTACGATAAATTTATTGAATTTGCCGGAGGAGGCGCCACCGTTCCGATCGTCAGCTTTGGCCACAGCCTTCTGCACGGTGCCATGCACCAGGCTCATATACATGGATTTATCGGAATCGGCATGGGGATTTTTGAGCTGACCTCTGCTGGTATCTCAGCCGCCATTCTCTTCGCCTTTATCGTAGCTGTTATTTTCAAACCGAAAGGATAA
- the spoVAD gene encoding stage V sporulation protein AD, which translates to MKLTGKQTWVFEHPLFVNSAGTAAGPKEKDGPLGSLYDKTYDEMHCNQKSWEMAERQLMEDAVNATLQKNNLTKDDIDLLLAGDLLNQNVTANYVARHLNIPFLCMFGACSTSMETVAVASALVDGGFAKRALAATSSHNATAERQFRYPTEYGGQKPDTATSTVTGSGAVVISQTRGDIQITSATVGKVSDLGITDPFDMGSAMAPAAADTIKQHFKDLNRTADDYDLILTGDLSGVGSPIVKDLLKEDGYPVGTKHDDCGLLVYTPDQQVFAGGSGCACSALVTYSHIFKQLREGKLNRVFVVATGALLSPTMIQQKETIPTIAHGVVFERAGGAS; encoded by the coding sequence ATGAAATTAACAGGAAAGCAAACCTGGGTATTTGAACATCCGTTATTTGTAAACTCGGCAGGAACAGCAGCAGGACCGAAGGAAAAAGACGGACCGCTCGGCTCTTTATATGATAAAACCTATGATGAAATGCACTGTAATCAAAAAAGCTGGGAAATGGCTGAACGTCAGCTGATGGAAGATGCTGTTAATGCAACACTTCAAAAAAATAATTTGACAAAAGATGATATTGATCTATTGCTGGCAGGCGACTTGCTGAATCAAAACGTAACGGCCAACTATGTGGCAAGACACTTAAACATCCCGTTTCTTTGTATGTTTGGCGCCTGTTCAACATCAATGGAAACAGTGGCTGTCGCATCAGCCTTAGTTGACGGCGGATTTGCCAAGAGAGCGCTCGCTGCCACCAGCAGTCATAATGCTACAGCGGAAAGACAGTTTCGCTATCCGACGGAATACGGGGGGCAAAAACCGGACACCGCCACCTCTACTGTGACCGGAAGCGGAGCCGTTGTTATCAGTCAGACACGGGGTGATATCCAAATCACAAGCGCGACTGTCGGAAAGGTCTCTGACTTAGGAATTACAGATCCGTTTGATATGGGATCCGCCATGGCTCCGGCGGCAGCAGATACGATTAAGCAGCACTTTAAAGATCTCAACCGGACAGCGGATGACTATGATCTAATCCTGACAGGTGATCTATCCGGCGTCGGATCTCCTATCGTAAAAGATCTCTTAAAAGAAGATGGCTATCCGGTCGGCACAAAGCATGATGATTGCGGGCTTTTAGTTTATACACCGGATCAGCAGGTCTTTGCCGGAGGGAGCGGATGTGCTTGTTCAGCGCTTGTCACCTACTCTCACATTTTTAAGCAGCTGAGAGAAGGAAAATTAAACCGTGTATTCGTCGTGGCGACTGGAGCGCTGTTAAGCCCGACGATGATCCAGCAAAAAGAAACCATCCCGACCATTGCACACGGGGTTGTATTTGAGCGTGCGGGAGGTGCATCTTAA
- the spoVAC gene encoding stage V sporulation protein AC — MTNIKENYKSKVKTYQPKPPYVWNCVKAFLVGGLICAIGQGLQNFFIHFFDFDEKTAGNPTAATLILISALLTGFGIYDRIGQFAGAGSAVPVTGFANSMASAALEYKSEGFVLGVATNMFKLAGNVIVFGVVAAYIVGMIRFAFEKLMS, encoded by the coding sequence ATGACAAACATAAAAGAAAACTACAAATCAAAAGTGAAAACATATCAGCCTAAGCCGCCTTACGTCTGGAATTGTGTCAAAGCCTTTCTTGTAGGCGGGCTGATCTGTGCGATCGGACAAGGTCTGCAAAATTTTTTTATTCATTTTTTCGATTTTGATGAAAAAACAGCGGGAAATCCAACGGCGGCAACACTGATATTAATTTCAGCCTTGCTTACCGGGTTTGGCATCTATGACAGAATCGGGCAGTTTGCAGGCGCCGGTTCAGCCGTGCCGGTCACAGGTTTTGCCAACAGCATGGCAAGCGCGGCTCTTGAATATAAAAGCGAAGGGTTCGTGCTCGGAGTAGCGACAAACATGTTTAAACTGGCGGGGAATGTCATCGTTTTCGGTGTTGTGGCTGCGTACATCGTCGGAATGATTCGGTTTGCTTTTGAGAAACTGATGTCATAG
- the spoVAB gene encoding stage V sporulation protein SpoVAB: protein MIVSALFIIFVGLGGGITVGAGFVAFLTVMGIIPRLMQLTKTMRFVQAYEAAVILGAVFGGWETLHMNHLFLTKWIAVPVGLLAGVFVGMLAAALTEVLNVLPILAKRIGLRSKIIILLMAIVIGKIAGSLFHWLYFIDHS, encoded by the coding sequence ATGATCGTTAGTGCATTGTTCATTATTTTTGTCGGGCTCGGCGGAGGCATCACGGTGGGGGCTGGCTTCGTTGCTTTTTTAACCGTAATGGGAATCATTCCGCGGCTGATGCAGCTCACCAAAACGATGAGATTCGTTCAGGCCTATGAAGCAGCTGTTATACTTGGCGCTGTTTTCGGGGGATGGGAGACGCTTCATATGAACCATCTTTTTTTAACAAAATGGATTGCCGTACCGGTCGGGCTGCTGGCAGGTGTGTTTGTCGGGATGCTCGCAGCTGCCCTTACAGAGGTTTTAAATGTCCTGCCGATTTTAGCAAAACGAATCGGGCTCAGAAGTAAAATTATTATTCTGTTAATGGCCATCGTGATTGGGAAAATCGCGGGGTCTTTATTTCACTGGCTGTATTTTATTGATCATTCATAA
- the spoVAA gene encoding stage V sporulation protein SpoVAA, whose protein sequence is MERRIFIRLRHRVLAHPGDIITVGDAAQIEGQIQLKKKLSAMPLYQVSEKDKNIVILDIIQVLKAIHLQDPALDVQTVGGAETIVEIQYRKRKMSTVLFIGVWLLLFTGSCLAIMNFHEDVSMRDVHIALYEIITGERNDYPYLLQIPYSIGLGLGMIVFFNHIFKKRLNEEPSPLEVEMFNYQLDLDHYVSMHENQETIKDLHDR, encoded by the coding sequence ATGGAACGACGTATATTTATCCGACTTCGCCACAGGGTGCTGGCCCATCCGGGAGATATCATCACGGTTGGAGATGCAGCGCAAATTGAAGGACAGATTCAGTTGAAAAAGAAACTTTCGGCTATGCCGCTTTATCAGGTGAGCGAAAAAGATAAAAATATCGTAATTCTGGATATCATACAAGTCCTTAAAGCCATTCATTTACAAGATCCGGCACTTGATGTTCAAACAGTTGGCGGAGCAGAAACCATTGTCGAAATTCAATATCGCAAACGGAAAATGTCAACGGTTCTGTTTATCGGTGTCTGGCTGCTTCTGTTTACCGGATCGTGTCTTGCTATCATGAACTTTCATGAGGATGTAAGCATGAGAGATGTTCATATCGCACTATATGAAATCATAACCGGAGAGAGGAATGACTATCCATACTTGCTTCAAATCCCATACAGCATCGGTTTGGGACTGGGGATGATCGTTTTTTTTAACCACATCTTTAAAAAGCGCCTTAATGAAGAGCCCAGTCCGCTGGAGGTTGAGATGTTTAATTATCAGCTTGATCTCGATCACTATGTGTCCATGCATGAGAATCAAGAGACAATAAAGGACCTGCATGATCGTTAG